ATTTTCCGGAGAATAAATTCTGCTTTTTGGCCTCTTCGATGACGTCGCGAACATCTTTTACCCCAGAAGAAACCGCAGAAAGTTTAAAGAATTTCCTTCCCGAGTTTTCAGAGATGATTTCAGCCAAAGTCGTTTTTCCGGTTCCTGGCGGCCCCCAGAAAATTAAAGAATTCAGGGAGTCATTTTCCAGCATTTTCCGGATTGTTCCGGTTTTTCCGGTAAGGTGTTCCTGGCCTAAAACTTCATCGAGGGTTTGTGGACGAAGTTGCTCTGCTAATGGTATATTTTGGTTCAAGATTTTAAATTAAATTGTAAAGTGTCTTTGATTTTTTCAAACTGTTTTTCAAATTGTGGCACATCGCTCTTGTTCATCTGATCTTTTGAAATTTTAAGGGTCTTTTCTCTGGTTTTAAAAGTAAAATCTCCTGCATAATATTTCATTTCGACCAAATCTTTAATGTAAACTGTTTTCGAAAACGGTCCTGTTAAAGTGATTTTTTCATCCGTTATTTCAAAATATTTTCCGAAATACTGGACCAAAAAAATGCCAATATATAGAATTCCAATAATGAGGAACAAATAATCAGTCCAGGCTTTTCCTTCGGTATCCACGAATCTTGAAATTCCATAGTAGGACCACAGAACAGCTAAAGCGAGATTTAAGATAAGCGTAGTGTTGTTGTAGCGGTATCTCATAGTTTCTGAATGGTTTTCTAAACTGGATTTTTTATTTTTTTTTGATTAAAATTCAAAGTTAGCAAATCTCAGTTTGCAAATTCCTAATTTCAAATTAATAAGTTATTTTTGCAATGCTTTGAGGTCAACTTTCAATAAAATATTAATCTTCCCACTATTGGTTCCGATCCGGATTTATCAATGGTTTATCTCGCCACTTTTACCGTCAAACTGCCGCTACCAGCCAACCTGTTCGCATTATATGGTGGAAGCGCTGAAACTTCATGGCCCGGTGAAAGGTTTTTGGCTGGGAATCAAAAGGATCGGAAGGTGCCATCCGTGGGGCGGCGAAGGTTATGATCCGGTTCCGCCGAAGGAAGTTTAAACCCGTAAAATAATTTTTATGAATAGTATTTTTTACAGAATTTTTCTTTTAATCTTTGCGTTTTTCTCGCAGGCATTTTTTGCACAGAATTATCCGGATGGCATGTCCGACGGTGATTTGAATATCGACGGCAAAAATGTTCCTGTCAAAATTTTCGCGACCACCTCACCGCAGGAGTTTGTGGATTTCAGTGCCAAACCGCAATCATCAAATGTATTGGTAATTCTGAATGAACTGGTGAACGAATACGCGCAAACCAATGTTTTTGAGAATTATAAAGCAAGAGGTTTTCAGGTTCTGAATAAAGATTTTCAACCTGTTACAGAAAGTTTGAACCCGCAGAAAGATTATAAATATCTTTACAGGCCAACTGGTGCGGAAAATGTTATTACACCAAACAAAAATGTAAGTTTAAATACTGAATTCAAGATCTGGGATCCTTCGAAAGGTATTAAACTGGGCCCGATCACACTGCATTTTTACAGTTTGATGTTCATTCTCGCGTTTGGTCTGGGCTATGTAATCATGAGCTATATTTTCAGGATTGATAATGTGAACCAGAAATATCTGGAGCCGTTATTTACCTGGACTTTAGTGGGCACCATTCTCGGTGCGAGGTTAGGCCACGTGATTTTTTACCAGCCCGAACTTTTTAAGCAGGATTTCTGGTCAGTTTTCCTTCCCATTCAGACGAAACCGGAATTTAAATTTACCGGATTTTCGGGACTTGCCAGTCATGGTGCTACCATTGCACTGATTTTTACCACCTTATATTATGCCTACAAAATCATCAGGAAAAATCCATTTTGGGTGTACGACAGGATTGGGATCGTGGTTGCTTTGGGTGGTGCTTTCGTAAGGTTGGGCAACTTTTTCAACTCAGAAATTATTGGTAAAACCGTAAATCCTTCGTCGCCG
The sequence above is a segment of the Chryseobacterium taklimakanense genome. Coding sequences within it:
- the yidD gene encoding membrane protein insertion efficiency factor YidD; this translates as MRSTFNKILIFPLLVPIRIYQWFISPLLPSNCRYQPTCSHYMVEALKLHGPVKGFWLGIKRIGRCHPWGGEGYDPVPPKEV
- the lgt gene encoding prolipoprotein diacylglyceryl transferase, coding for MWDPSKGIKLGPITLHFYSLMFILAFGLGYVIMSYIFRIDNVNQKYLEPLFTWTLVGTILGARLGHVIFYQPELFKQDFWSVFLPIQTKPEFKFTGFSGLASHGATIALIFTTLYYAYKIIRKNPFWVYDRIGIVVALGGAFVRLGNFFNSEIIGKTVNPSSPFAILFPQMSNEYGVTVPRYPSQLFEAVGYVLLFILLWVLYRYTNKKYQQGWLFGLFFVILWSIRFFVEFLKEPQGDEFISFAGLNTGQVLSIPFIIIGAVVMLYSKKFKITEAENEKPD